A window of the Longimicrobiales bacterium genome harbors these coding sequences:
- a CDS encoding GntR family transcriptional regulator, whose protein sequence is MKQARSTRTKRSAGTNHPDGPTALVYERLRDLIVRGQLAPGARLVEQEIATRLGTSRTPVRSALQRLQQERYVVVPPGGKHARMTVAPLTMEDAQELFEIVGFVEAAAARRAALLPMPQRVRVATDITEVNAALQRATEAPRPDQNEVFDLDTAFHRGYVEAGSGPRLLALHDVVKPQAERYVRLYISALVDRIDRSIDEHGVIVEGIRKGDAEHTEKAVLVNWRNAAERLSEVIARLGERGTW, encoded by the coding sequence GTGAAGCAGGCGCGCAGCACGCGCACCAAGCGCAGCGCGGGCACCAATCATCCCGACGGACCCACGGCGCTCGTCTACGAGCGGCTGCGCGACCTGATCGTGCGCGGCCAGCTCGCGCCGGGCGCACGCCTGGTCGAGCAGGAGATCGCGACGCGACTCGGCACCAGCCGCACACCGGTGCGGAGTGCGCTGCAGCGGCTGCAGCAGGAGCGCTACGTCGTGGTGCCGCCCGGCGGCAAGCACGCCCGGATGACGGTCGCGCCGCTCACGATGGAGGACGCACAGGAGCTGTTCGAGATCGTCGGCTTCGTCGAGGCGGCCGCCGCGCGGCGCGCCGCACTGCTGCCGATGCCGCAGCGCGTGCGTGTCGCCACGGACATCACCGAGGTCAATGCTGCGCTGCAGCGTGCGACCGAGGCGCCGCGTCCCGACCAGAACGAGGTGTTCGACCTGGACACGGCCTTCCACCGCGGCTACGTCGAGGCCGGCTCCGGGCCACGGCTGCTCGCGCTGCACGACGTGGTCAAGCCGCAGGCGGAGCGCTACGTGCGCCTCTACATCAGCGCGCTCGTCGACCGGATCGACCGCTCGATCGACGAGCACGGCGTCATCGTGGAAGGGATCCGCAAGGGTGATGCGGAGCACACCGAGAAGGCTGTCCTCGTCAACTGGCGCAATGCAGCCGAGCGACTGAGCGAGGTGATCGCGAGGCTCGGCGAGCGGGGAACCTGGTAG
- a CDS encoding amino acid permease translates to MTEKLERTLRTRDLAVICVGTVIGSGIFIVPATVLRQTGGDPLVALAVWIIAGVLSLLGALTYGELGAMQPEAGGLYVYMRDGFGRLLAFLYGWTLFLVIASGSVATLAVAATGYLGQLVPLSRGMSTFAALALIFAVMCINVYGTRSSTSVQTWMTAFKVSAIVLLSFALIVFGDPDAVTAAAGAAPAAGAAGDVASTSLLAAAGIAVIAVLWAYEGWQYVTFSAGETINPQRAFPLGITIGTVVLIAIYCIANIGYVAALGPERAAQSDSIAATAAAVALGSGAAKVITVAVLVSMFSAANGIVLTAPRVFFAMARDGVFFRKLAEIHPKFGTPAFAVVATCLWAMLLAVSGTFEQLLTYVVFTGWIFYALGAATIFVFRRRNPDAPRPFRVPGYPLTPLLFVAASSAIVLNAVFTQTGRALLGIGVVLTGVPAYLVWRSRTPGSNPPAVVHENRSSAG, encoded by the coding sequence ATGACCGAGAAGCTCGAGCGTACGCTTCGTACCCGCGACCTGGCCGTCATCTGTGTCGGCACGGTCATCGGCTCGGGCATCTTCATCGTGCCCGCTACGGTCCTGCGGCAGACGGGCGGCGACCCGCTCGTCGCGCTGGCCGTCTGGATCATCGCAGGGGTGCTGTCGCTGCTGGGCGCACTGACCTACGGCGAGCTGGGCGCGATGCAGCCGGAGGCCGGCGGGCTGTACGTGTACATGCGCGACGGCTTCGGCCGCCTGCTCGCATTCCTCTACGGCTGGACGCTGTTCCTCGTCATTGCCAGCGGCTCGGTCGCCACCCTCGCCGTGGCGGCGACCGGCTATCTCGGCCAGCTGGTCCCGCTGTCGAGAGGCATGTCCACATTTGCGGCGCTCGCGCTGATCTTCGCCGTGATGTGCATCAACGTCTACGGGACGCGCAGCAGCACGTCCGTGCAGACGTGGATGACAGCGTTCAAGGTGAGCGCCATCGTGCTGCTCAGCTTTGCACTGATCGTATTCGGGGATCCCGACGCGGTGACGGCGGCCGCTGGGGCCGCCCCCGCAGCGGGCGCCGCAGGCGACGTCGCATCCACGTCCCTGCTGGCTGCGGCCGGCATCGCGGTGATCGCCGTGCTGTGGGCGTACGAGGGGTGGCAGTACGTGACCTTCTCGGCGGGTGAGACGATCAACCCGCAGCGGGCCTTCCCGCTCGGCATTACGATCGGCACCGTGGTCCTGATCGCGATCTACTGCATCGCCAACATCGGCTACGTCGCTGCCCTCGGCCCGGAGCGTGCGGCGCAGAGCGACAGCATCGCCGCCACCGCCGCGGCAGTCGCACTCGGCAGCGGCGCAGCAAAGGTGATCACCGTGGCCGTGCTCGTCTCGATGTTCAGTGCTGCCAACGGCATCGTGCTCACGGCGCCACGGGTATTCTTCGCCATGGCGCGCGACGGCGTCTTCTTCCGCAAGCTGGCGGAGATCCACCCGAAGTTCGGGACACCGGCGTTCGCGGTGGTGGCGACCTGCCTGTGGGCCATGCTGCTGGCGGTGTCCGGCACCTTCGAGCAGCTCCTGACCTACGTCGTGTTCACGGGCTGGATCTTCTACGCGCTCGGGGCTGCGACCATCTTCGTGTTCCGCCGCCGCAACCCGGACGCGCCGCGGCCCTTCCGCGTGCCCGGCTACCCGCTGACGCCGCTGCTCTTCGTGGCGGCGTCCTCGGCCATCGTGCTGAACGCGGTGTTCACGCAGACCGGCAGGGCGCTGCTGGGCATCGGCGTGGTCCTGACGGGCGTTCCCGCATACCTTGTCTGGCGGTCCCGTACACCGGGATCGAACCCGCCGGCCGTAGTCCACGAGAACCGATCCTCGGCCGGCTGA
- the bla gene encoding class A beta-lactamase, with translation MPHDAVASSSPPHRAAVAVLPAGLSHQRTGLFARCALAWALLAAPQVVHAQAVTQGQDPNLTRLAAEVERIAADLNGELGVGALHLESGRAVYLNGDEPFPMASTFKVPIAVQLLTLVDGGRMRLDSMITLQPGDLHPGSGVLTELFDDPGVSLSVRNLLELMLLISDNSATDVLLREVGGSDAVNARLAALGVQGVRVDRPTVGLIADWAGVRGIPEDYDVSIDEYRRLARATPRAVRDSATAAFDDDPRDTSTPAGMVALLARVVEGKALSAASSALLLDIMTRSTTGGARIMGHLPEHVSVAHKTGTIGGTTNDVGVITLPGDAGRVAIAVFVKGSPAPVERREHTIAEVSRAIYDYFLFQPQASTHTLQQRQGS, from the coding sequence ATGCCACACGACGCTGTTGCATCCTCTTCTCCCCCGCATCGCGCCGCCGTCGCCGTGCTGCCGGCCGGGCTGTCGCATCAACGCACGGGGCTGTTCGCGCGTTGCGCGCTCGCATGGGCCCTGCTGGCCGCGCCGCAGGTTGTCCATGCGCAGGCCGTGACGCAGGGGCAGGACCCGAACCTCACGCGGCTGGCGGCAGAGGTCGAGCGCATTGCCGCAGACCTGAACGGTGAGCTCGGCGTCGGTGCACTGCACCTGGAGAGCGGACGCGCCGTCTACCTGAACGGGGACGAGCCCTTCCCGATGGCGAGCACGTTCAAGGTGCCGATCGCGGTGCAGCTGCTCACGCTGGTGGACGGCGGGCGCATGCGCCTCGACTCCATGATCACGCTGCAGCCCGGCGACCTGCATCCCGGCAGCGGAGTGCTGACCGAGCTGTTCGACGATCCCGGCGTCAGCCTCTCGGTGCGCAACCTGCTCGAGCTGATGCTGCTGATCAGTGACAACAGCGCGACGGACGTGCTGCTGCGCGAGGTCGGCGGGTCGGACGCGGTGAACGCGCGGCTTGCCGCGCTCGGCGTGCAGGGCGTGCGCGTGGACCGCCCGACGGTCGGCCTGATCGCGGACTGGGCGGGTGTACGCGGGATTCCGGAGGACTACGACGTCTCGATCGACGAGTACCGGCGGCTTGCCCGCGCCACGCCGCGCGCGGTGCGCGATTCCGCGACCGCGGCATTCGACGACGATCCACGCGACACGTCCACGCCCGCCGGCATGGTCGCGCTGCTTGCGCGTGTGGTCGAGGGCAAGGCACTGAGCGCCGCATCGAGCGCACTGCTGCTGGACATCATGACGCGCAGCACCACGGGCGGCGCGCGCATCATGGGCCACCTCCCCGAGCACGTGTCGGTTGCGCACAAGACGGGTACGATCGGCGGCACGACGAACGACGTCGGTGTGATCACGCTGCCGGGCGACGCGGGGCGCGTCGCGATTGCCGTGTTCGTGAAGGGGTCTCCCGCCCCGGTGGAGCGGCGTGAGCACACGATTGCGGAGGTCTCGCGCGCGATCTACGATTACTTCCTCTTCCAGCCACAGGCATCCACGCACACGCTGCAGCAACGGCAGGGCTCATGA
- the menC gene encoding o-succinylbenzoate synthase, with translation MIRLEKVVLREIRLPLKEPFRISSGEVKERRILLLELHTAEGVRAWSECVAGENPNYSPETIDTAWLALRSWLAPRLLGEALESPADAHARMETDVRGHRMAKAALEMGLWGVLAEQERVPLAQLLGGTSTRIPVGVSLGIQATPDALVQRASAAAAAGYRKIKLKIEPGREIAFVAAVREALPDAELMVDANNAYTLDDAGLLAQLDDFDLMMIEQPLESEDLVRHAELQRRLRTPLCLDESITSVNRLEDMLRLGSGRIVNIKPGRVGGFTSSLAIHDMARANDVPVWCGGMLESGVGRAYNVALASLPGFTLPGDLSPSARYWERDIVTPEWTMDADGMVNVPREKPGLGVEVDENRISDLTVRCEELTAA, from the coding sequence GTGATCCGGCTGGAGAAAGTGGTACTGCGCGAGATCCGGCTTCCGCTGAAGGAGCCGTTCCGCATTTCATCGGGCGAGGTGAAGGAGCGCCGCATCCTGCTTCTCGAGCTGCACACCGCGGAGGGCGTGCGCGCGTGGTCGGAGTGTGTGGCGGGCGAGAACCCGAACTACAGCCCGGAAACGATCGACACGGCGTGGCTGGCACTGCGCTCGTGGCTCGCGCCGCGGCTGCTGGGCGAAGCGCTGGAGAGCCCGGCGGATGCGCATGCGCGCATGGAGACGGACGTGCGCGGTCATCGCATGGCGAAGGCGGCGCTGGAGATGGGCCTGTGGGGTGTGCTGGCGGAGCAGGAGAGGGTTCCGCTCGCGCAGCTGCTGGGCGGCACGAGCACGCGCATACCGGTCGGGGTGTCACTCGGCATCCAGGCGACGCCGGACGCGCTGGTCCAGCGCGCGTCTGCCGCCGCGGCCGCCGGCTACCGCAAGATCAAGCTGAAGATCGAGCCCGGCCGCGAGATCGCATTCGTCGCGGCGGTACGCGAGGCGCTGCCCGATGCGGAGCTGATGGTCGATGCGAACAACGCGTATACACTGGACGACGCGGGACTGCTTGCACAGCTGGACGACTTCGACCTGATGATGATCGAGCAGCCGCTGGAATCGGAGGACCTGGTCCGGCACGCGGAGCTGCAGCGTCGCCTGCGCACGCCGCTCTGCCTGGACGAATCGATCACGTCGGTGAACCGGCTCGAGGACATGCTGCGGCTGGGCAGCGGCCGGATCGTGAACATCAAGCCGGGGCGGGTCGGCGGGTTCACCTCGTCGCTCGCGATCCACGACATGGCGCGGGCCAACGACGTCCCGGTCTGGTGCGGCGGCATGCTGGAGAGCGGTGTCGGCCGCGCGTACAACGTCGCTCTCGCCTCGCTGCCCGGCTTCACGCTGCCCGGCGATTTGTCGCCGAGCGCGCGTTACTGGGAGCGTGACATCGTGACGCCCGAGTGGACCATGGACGCCGACGGCATGGTGAACGTGCCGCGGGAGAAGCCGGGCCTGGGCGTGGAAGTGGACGAGAATCGCATCTCCGACCTGACTGTCCGCTGCGAGGAATTGACGGCAGCGTGA
- a CDS encoding GNAT family N-acetyltransferase produces the protein MRSNQATDGTATPKSATNATPGTATNASPGTVASAPPGTPANAASSIANTASGTAAAQASLIGAAPAGSEEIELRALAKRAELEACVALQRATWGATYDDCVPASILKVSQIVGGVSAGAFVGERLVGFVYGLTGVREGRLVHWSHMLAVLPEYRNHGVGRRLKEYQRALLQDLGVERMEWTFDPLVARNAHLNLNRLGARVESYVPEMYGDTGSALHAFGTDRFIVSWPVSDGARPRGLAQLPETWRLAPSAEDPSFAGSGVLRIEIPRDVESMDVSDARAWRARTREAFARTLGDGYRVAAFVPGTASCAYILERREGEGEA, from the coding sequence ATGCGATCGAACCAGGCGACAGATGGAACGGCCACGCCGAAAAGTGCCACGAACGCAACGCCGGGCACCGCCACGAACGCTTCGCCGGGCACCGTCGCCAGCGCACCGCCGGGCACGCCGGCGAACGCAGCGTCGAGCATCGCGAACACTGCCTCCGGCACCGCCGCAGCGCAGGCATCCCTGATCGGCGCCGCGCCGGCCGGGTCCGAAGAAATCGAGCTGCGTGCCCTGGCGAAACGCGCCGAGCTGGAGGCGTGCGTGGCGCTGCAGCGTGCCACCTGGGGTGCGACGTACGACGACTGCGTGCCGGCGTCGATCCTGAAGGTGAGTCAGATCGTGGGCGGCGTGAGCGCCGGCGCGTTCGTGGGTGAACGCCTGGTCGGCTTCGTGTACGGTCTGACGGGCGTGCGTGAGGGGCGGCTCGTACACTGGTCGCACATGCTGGCGGTTCTGCCGGAGTACCGCAATCACGGGGTGGGTCGACGGCTCAAGGAGTACCAGCGCGCGCTGTTGCAGGACCTGGGTGTGGAGCGGATGGAGTGGACATTCGATCCGCTGGTCGCGCGCAACGCGCACCTGAACCTGAACCGCCTGGGTGCGCGGGTGGAGTCGTACGTCCCCGAGATGTACGGCGACACGGGGAGTGCGCTGCATGCGTTCGGCACTGACCGCTTCATCGTGAGCTGGCCAGTCTCGGACGGCGCCCGGCCGCGGGGTCTGGCGCAGCTGCCGGAGACGTGGCGGCTTGCGCCGTCGGCGGAAGATCCGTCGTTCGCGGGAAGCGGCGTGCTTCGGATCGAGATTCCGCGCGACGTCGAATCCATGGACGTGAGTGATGCGCGTGCGTGGCGGGCGCGCACGCGGGAAGCATTCGCGCGGACGCTGGGCGACGGGTATCGTGTGGCGGCGTTCGTGCCGGGCACGGCGTCGTGTGCGTACATCCTGGAACGGCGGGAAGGGGAGGGCGAGGCGTGA
- a CDS encoding SusC/RagA family TonB-linked outer membrane protein, with translation MSRLRKLAGFALAIAATIGLQVDFAAAQDTGTIRGRVQEAATARPLSGAQVYIPELDRGGLANASGEFLLPNIPAGTYTVTAEMIGYSRGEAQVTVTAGEVAITSIQLSQQAISIDEIVVTGTAGAVSKRTIGNSIATVDAAAMTERTAISTLTELLQAKTPGLTLLPNSGTMGTAADMRIRGAGSLINNSPVIYVDGVRFNDGGIGTFTPSGAGATAFSGQTTSALANLNPNDIESIEVIKGPAAATLYGAEAANGVIQIITKKGSVGQQSLQWNARFEYGANDWDLEIPDNYTVCNEAKIAAPGTWPGCQGVTPGTILRGNPLRDDPAALRSGMVRKQALSLRGGGEAYSFYIAGENVDEEGVFFNNSDERRSIRANFSLQPSDVLDFTVTSSYNRGMLRLPVGDEAAQGMLLSAFRGRPGRITGDSLNAGWATTRAEQANSYDNSTKSDHLTLGATANYRPFGWLTNRVTVGLDYTSSLAQILSLPGSTDADYAGTPDGFVAQRVPRTYIYTVDYVGNANFDLNEDVSSTTSVGFQYNYRHFESIYASGTGLAAEPLTQIDLAQLTRGSNSYSDAKSLGLFLQEQIGWKNRLFVTGAVRMDNSSVFGDDIEQIFYPKAQVSYVMSEEPTFSNFFDRIRVNEFRLRGAWGQAGQAPPPYVATQTYTAGRVVLGESVGSFLRTLAYGNPDLEPERGSELELGFDLSAFDNRLGLELTYYNKTMDDVLITRPIPASTGWVSSRYVNLGKTKNTGFEVLLSGSILETPRFAWTSDLSIATNSNELVSFGDPSLEVLSVSGASYSPGYQQHRPGYPLAGFWVPSVQRNADGTPVMNGAAVALTEARFQGPAVPTKEISFSNTFTLFRDFQVFALFDYKGGHKVFNYKEYNRCRFQDNCARMADPSNVDPVTGEVLNPEVYVWRQVPYAYLEDGDFIKLRDLSLTYSLPQNLVQRVGANAASITLAGHNLALWSDYSGLDPEVNGYGNRSFVRADVYAVPMIRRMTMSVNLSF, from the coding sequence ATGAGCAGACTCCGTAAACTTGCGGGCTTTGCGCTCGCAATCGCGGCGACGATCGGCCTGCAGGTCGATTTTGCCGCGGCCCAGGACACCGGCACGATCCGCGGTCGCGTCCAGGAAGCGGCGACGGCGCGACCGCTGAGCGGGGCGCAGGTCTACATCCCGGAGCTGGACCGTGGCGGGCTGGCGAATGCGTCGGGCGAGTTCCTGCTGCCGAACATTCCGGCGGGCACGTACACGGTCACCGCGGAGATGATCGGGTACAGCCGGGGCGAAGCCCAGGTTACGGTCACGGCGGGCGAGGTCGCAATCACGAGCATCCAGCTGTCGCAGCAGGCGATTTCGATCGACGAGATCGTGGTGACGGGGACGGCGGGAGCGGTGTCGAAGCGGACGATCGGCAACTCGATCGCGACCGTGGACGCCGCGGCGATGACGGAGCGGACGGCGATCAGCACGCTGACGGAGCTGCTGCAGGCGAAGACGCCGGGTCTCACACTGCTGCCGAACTCGGGCACGATGGGCACCGCGGCCGACATGCGGATCCGCGGCGCCGGCTCGCTGATCAACAACTCGCCGGTGATCTACGTCGACGGTGTACGGTTCAATGACGGCGGCATCGGTACGTTCACGCCGTCGGGCGCCGGCGCGACGGCGTTCAGTGGTCAGACGACGTCGGCGCTGGCGAACCTGAACCCGAACGACATCGAGTCGATCGAGGTGATCAAGGGGCCTGCCGCGGCGACGCTGTACGGCGCCGAGGCGGCGAACGGCGTGATCCAGATCATCACGAAGAAGGGCAGCGTCGGCCAGCAGTCGCTGCAGTGGAACGCGCGCTTCGAGTATGGCGCCAACGACTGGGACCTCGAGATCCCCGACAACTACACGGTATGCAACGAGGCGAAGATCGCAGCTCCGGGCACGTGGCCGGGCTGTCAGGGCGTGACGCCCGGTACGATTCTGCGCGGCAACCCGCTGCGGGATGATCCTGCCGCTCTGCGCTCCGGCATGGTGCGCAAGCAGGCGCTGTCGCTGCGCGGCGGCGGCGAGGCGTACTCGTTCTACATCGCGGGCGAGAACGTGGACGAGGAGGGCGTCTTCTTCAACAACTCCGACGAGCGTCGCTCGATCCGCGCGAATTTCTCGCTGCAGCCGTCGGACGTTCTCGACTTTACGGTGACCAGCAGCTACAACCGCGGCATGCTGCGCCTGCCGGTCGGCGACGAGGCGGCGCAGGGCATGCTGCTGAGCGCGTTCCGCGGCCGTCCCGGCCGCATCACGGGCGACTCGCTGAATGCGGGCTGGGCAACCACGCGCGCCGAGCAGGCGAACAGCTACGACAACAGCACGAAGTCGGACCACCTGACGCTCGGCGCGACGGCGAATTACCGACCGTTCGGCTGGCTGACCAACCGGGTGACGGTCGGTCTCGACTACACGTCGAGCCTCGCGCAGATCCTGTCGCTGCCGGGCTCGACGGACGCGGATTACGCCGGTACCCCCGATGGGTTCGTGGCTCAGCGCGTTCCCCGTACGTACATCTACACGGTCGACTACGTCGGCAACGCGAACTTCGATCTGAACGAGGACGTGTCGTCGACGACGTCGGTCGGGTTCCAGTACAACTACCGTCACTTCGAGTCGATCTACGCCTCCGGCACCGGCCTCGCCGCGGAGCCGCTCACGCAAATCGATCTCGCACAGCTCACGCGCGGCTCGAACTCGTACAGCGACGCCAAGTCGCTCGGCCTCTTCCTCCAGGAGCAGATCGGCTGGAAGAATCGCCTGTTCGTGACCGGCGCGGTCCGCATGGACAACAGCTCGGTGTTCGGTGACGACATCGAGCAGATTTTCTACCCGAAGGCGCAGGTCTCCTACGTGATGTCGGAGGAGCCGACGTTCTCGAACTTCTTCGATCGCATCCGGGTGAACGAGTTCCGCCTGCGCGGCGCATGGGGCCAGGCCGGTCAGGCGCCGCCGCCGTACGTCGCGACGCAGACCTACACCGCGGGTCGTGTGGTGCTCGGGGAGAGCGTCGGCTCGTTCCTGCGCACGCTCGCCTACGGTAACCCGGACCTCGAGCCGGAGCGCGGCAGCGAGCTCGAGCTCGGTTTCGACCTCAGCGCGTTCGACAACCGGCTCGGCCTCGAGCTGACGTACTACAACAAGACGATGGACGACGTCCTGATCACGCGTCCGATCCCCGCCTCCACGGGCTGGGTCTCGTCGCGCTACGTCAACCTCGGCAAGACGAAGAACACGGGCTTCGAGGTGCTGCTGAGCGGGTCGATCCTCGAGACACCGCGCTTCGCCTGGACGTCGGACCTGAGCATCGCCACGAACTCGAACGAGCTGGTCAGCTTCGGCGACCCGTCGCTCGAGGTTCTCAGCGTGAGCGGCGCCTCCTACTCGCCTGGCTACCAGCAGCATCGCCCGGGCTATCCGCTGGCCGGCTTCTGGGTGCCCAGCGTGCAGCGCAACGCCGACGGCACGCCGGTGATGAACGGTGCGGCTGTCGCACTGACGGAAGCACGGTTCCAGGGCCCTGCAGTGCCGACCAAGGAGATCAGCTTCTCGAACACCTTCACGCTCTTCCGCGATTTCCAGGTGTTCGCGCTCTTCGACTACAAGGGCGGCCACAAGGTGTTCAACTACAAGGAGTACAACCGCTGCCGCTTCCAGGATAACTGCGCGCGGATGGCGGATCCGTCCAACGTCGATCCCGTCACGGGCGAAGTGCTGAACCCGGAGGTTTACGTGTGGAGGCAGGTGCCCTACGCGTACCTCGAGGACGGCGACTTCATCAAGCTGCGCGACCTGTCGCTCACGTACTCGCTGCCGCAGAACCTGGTGCAGCGCGTCGGCGCGAATGCCGCGAGCATCACGCTCGCCGGGCATAACCTGGCGCTCTGGAGCGACTACTCCGGACTCGACCCCGAGGTCAACGGCTACGGCAACCGCTCCTTCGTCCGCGCGGACGTGTACGCGGTGCCGATGATCCGTCGCATGACCATGTCGGTCAACCTCAGCTTCTGA
- a CDS encoding RagB/SusD family nutrient uptake outer membrane protein, with protein sequence MRLNNRIRGRLGVLAIAAVALAGCDDLLSVENPGAIEPEELTNPQYTQLMVNGVIGEFQNFFAYTSMYSSAFTDEFRNHHVYFENRDIDMRDVGTSNGTYVIYVWNTMHRSRFMSDSIASRLTTLLADSASSDLRLARVYAYGGLTYTFMGENLCEVPINMGPGNSPQQVFDMALPRFENALAIATAGRQVGVQRANEGMIASADSLIALAHVGAARAALNNGDFATAIAHAEAVSPAYVSPEDEGFTFWASFEENVFNLPMWQAIATEAGGGNRWLSVLYTPFDSLQDPRIPLVQKTIMNAELTQEGGPLVPNAPSSYSTHDGTVEGADVTRSTDVRIASALEARYIIAEAEGLNAENLAFLNERRAIGNKDPLVAPSADEYMAALRTERSIEFFADGHRLGDLRRYDSLYPNRTDNTWQTGPYPGSTTGEVYGTQTCWPVPLSELEGNPNY encoded by the coding sequence ATGCGACTCAACAATAGAATCCGTGGCCGCCTCGGGGTGCTGGCCATCGCGGCTGTGGCGCTGGCCGGCTGCGACGACCTGCTCTCGGTCGAGAATCCCGGGGCCATCGAGCCCGAAGAGCTGACCAATCCGCAGTACACGCAGCTCATGGTGAACGGCGTGATCGGGGAGTTCCAGAACTTCTTCGCGTACACGTCGATGTACAGCTCGGCGTTCACCGATGAGTTCCGGAATCACCACGTCTACTTCGAGAACCGTGACATCGACATGCGCGACGTGGGCACGTCGAACGGCACGTACGTGATCTATGTCTGGAACACGATGCACCGCTCGCGCTTCATGTCGGACTCGATCGCGAGCCGCCTGACGACGCTGCTCGCCGATTCGGCCAGCTCCGACCTGCGCCTGGCGCGCGTGTACGCATACGGCGGCCTCACGTACACCTTCATGGGTGAGAACCTGTGCGAGGTGCCGATCAACATGGGGCCCGGCAACTCGCCCCAGCAGGTGTTCGACATGGCGCTACCGCGGTTCGAAAACGCACTTGCGATCGCCACGGCCGGCCGACAGGTCGGCGTGCAGCGTGCCAATGAGGGAATGATTGCATCGGCAGACTCGCTGATCGCCCTGGCTCATGTCGGCGCCGCACGGGCCGCACTGAACAACGGCGATTTCGCCACTGCCATCGCGCACGCAGAGGCGGTGAGCCCCGCGTACGTGAGCCCGGAGGACGAGGGCTTCACGTTCTGGGCATCATTCGAGGAGAACGTGTTCAACCTCCCGATGTGGCAGGCCATCGCGACCGAGGCAGGCGGTGGCAACCGCTGGCTGTCCGTGCTCTACACGCCGTTCGACAGCCTGCAGGATCCGCGCATCCCGCTCGTCCAGAAGACGATCATGAACGCGGAGCTGACCCAGGAGGGCGGACCGCTCGTCCCGAACGCACCGTCGTCGTACAGCACGCATGACGGCACCGTTGAGGGGGCCGACGTCACCCGCTCCACCGACGTTCGTATCGCCTCCGCACTCGAGGCGCGCTACATCATCGCCGAGGCCGAGGGCCTGAACGCCGAGAACCTCGCGTTCCTGAACGAGCGCCGCGCAATCGGCAACAAAGACCCGCTCGTTGCACCTTCGGCGGACGAGTACATGGCTGCACTCCGCACGGAGCGCTCGATCGAGTTCTTCGCCGATGGCCACCGCCTCGGCGACCTCCGTCGCTACGACAGCCTGTATCCCAACCGGACCGACAACACCTGGCAGACCGGCCCCTACCCGGGCAGCACCACGGGCGAGGTGTACGGTACCCAGACGTGCTGGCCGGTCCCGCTCAGTGAGCTGGAGGGCAACCCGAACTACTGA
- a CDS encoding DUF559 domain-containing protein, producing MPDCFDVVDITVAGRRIRTQPGIRIHWVASVSEDDHTVREGIPVTTPARTLCDIASILNDRALERAVAEAFALRLVDRVAVLRAAEGRAGRARPSRLLRLLELPQDPARTRSQAEEQLLALIRKAGLEPPLVNGRVAGYEVDFCWQRHGLVVEVDGHAFHSARHKFEADRRRDAVLTAGGYRVLRTTWRQITQEPEALLIGIARALDGR from the coding sequence ATGCCAGACTGTTTCGACGTCGTGGACATCACCGTGGCTGGCAGACGCATCCGAACCCAGCCGGGCATCCGCATCCACTGGGTGGCGTCCGTGTCCGAAGACGACCACACCGTGCGCGAAGGCATTCCCGTTACGACACCGGCGCGCACACTCTGCGACATCGCATCGATCCTCAACGACCGTGCACTCGAGCGCGCCGTGGCGGAAGCATTTGCCTTGCGGCTCGTCGACCGCGTGGCCGTGCTGCGCGCGGCGGAGGGGCGAGCCGGACGGGCCCGCCCATCGAGACTGCTTCGGCTGCTGGAGTTGCCCCAGGATCCGGCGCGCACCAGGTCGCAAGCGGAGGAGCAGCTCCTGGCGCTGATCCGGAAGGCGGGCCTCGAGCCTCCCCTGGTCAACGGGAGAGTCGCTGGTTACGAGGTAGACTTCTGCTGGCAGCGCCACGGCCTGGTCGTGGAAGTCGATGGACACGCGTTCCACTCCGCACGCCACAAGTTCGAGGCGGATCGGCGGCGCGATGCGGTCCTGACTGCCGGCGGCTACCGCGTCCTGCGCACCACGTGGCGGCAGATCACACAGGAGCCGGAGGCGCTGCTGATCGGTATCGCCCGCGCGCTGGACGGAAGGTAG